The Triticum aestivum cultivar Chinese Spring chromosome 6D, IWGSC CS RefSeq v2.1, whole genome shotgun sequence genomic sequence TACTgtagtactcctactacttatcTTCCCGTGCTTCTCAAGTTAGCTCCAAGCACTGCTCCCAACTGACCCAGAACTTGAGCAGGACAAATATCACTGCGGCCGGTGAATTACGCTGGCTCCAGGTGGCTCCCGTAAGTTACATGGGTGGCAACCTAAGAAGATTATTATGGCTGTATCACACACCCTAGGGGGCTATCGGCTGATGGATATGTCCAGGGTTTTCCCTCTCGGTCGGGCTCGTTTGGACGCGAGAGTAGGACAATAGAATACCATCCCTCTTCCCTCCAAATGGACAGCGCGCGAGTCTGTGACCGTGTATGGTCCCGTTCAGGTCGGCTCAATCCCTCCGGCCGGTAGCGCGCGGCTGCGTGTGGTGTGTGGCGACAACGGAACGGCCGGTGAAAGATTTGCGCACACCTTGCAGCTGTTCACACAAATTACAAATATTGCGGGGTTTTTTCGTGCGCGTCAGTGTCAGTTCAGCTGGGAGTGGCTGGAATTGATGAGCGCCCGTGCAAGCAAGAGGGTCGCGATCGAACTGCGGACGGCTATATTCCTCCTCTTGGTATACAGTTCCCTCTTCCGCACGCAGGCAGCGCGGGCTGCTTAAATTCACTGAAGCATCTGGACTCCTCTGCTCGCGTTTGACTGATTGATCGACATACTTCCACTATCTTCGTTCACCACTACTGTACAACAGTACAAGTACAACCTCTCACGGTCCGTCTTGCCAGGCTTAACCGAGCTACTAGTGCTATGCATTATACCGGAGGTTTAATTTACGAGAGAACGAGATGCGTGCGTGGGAGTAGTGGTTGGAGATGCCCTTGGGTTGGTTGATCTCCTAACACATTAGGGATCGATCCCACTTGCTTAAGCACGTTGGCAGCTAGCTATGCTATCCATGGAGACGAGACCCATGCAGGCGCCCTAGCTAATCCTGATGTAGTACATGTGCGTGGGTGTGGAGCACGTCACCGTTTCCAAGACCCATCGCCGTCCCGCTTTCCCGTAACCTCCCCTTCGTCTTGCCTCCTACCCTCTTGCTGCTACTCTATGTGCTTAAACAATGTGCTGCGTGCTTAACACTATCGTCCTATCATCAGCTGATAATAATACTCCTATAAAACAAGTACGAGCAGTACCCCGCTGCATCAGCGCGAATCACGGGCTTAAGTTGGCTAACAAACGCATCTCTTTTGCCATTCCGAAGCAAAGGCGCGGCAGCTCGCTCGCTCTGGCCTTAACCTCCTTCCTTTCCAAGGCAAGCAAGGCAAAGCAAAGCAAGCGAGAGCGAGAGCGATGGGAGGAGGAGACCtgcagcggcgaggcggcgcggtgcgGTTCAGGATGCCGCGGCGCCGGGCGCTGGCGGCGGGGCCGCCGCTGCtgcccggggcggcggcggcgcagggggaGCGCGGGaagagcaggaggaagaagatggcggtggCGCGGCTGGGCGGCGGCCGCGGGGGCTTCTTCGGGGCCGTCAGGCGGCTGCGGatgcggtgggtggcggcggcctACCGGCGGGCGCTGCGCCGGCTGCGCGCCTTCTACGCCCGGGCGCTGGAGGACCTCCTCGAGGGCGCGGCCGCCATCAGCACGATGCAATCAAACTACGCCGGCGCTGACTGCTCCTTCGGCACCGCCTTCGCGCCCGCCGTCACCGCCGGCAACCGCTACTGACGTACGCCCCCCGCGCCGCGCGAGGATCTGATGGAGCGGGAGATCGAGCACGCCGTCCGTGTGTAGTGGTACTCGTCGCGTGTTTGACTCAGCTGCTTGGGATCGAGCGACGTGCTATCTCCTTGATCTGTACGTGTACGTACGTATAAATTCTGTTGTTTAAATTAGCTAGCATGTTACTCCTGCTGCTACTTAATTTCTGAATCAGAGGACAGCAGATGATGATAAATTAAGCGAGGAAAGAAAGAATCAAACTTCTTTCCCTTCGAGTGTTGTTCAACTATGCatgtttttttttcagaaattCGTCATACGTAGCTCACACTGCACATATTGTATCGACCAAAGTTCTTATTAATTACTTGATCTCTTCTTCACAAGAAAGGTTTGCCATTAACTTGATCGAATTATCGAGCAACCGTTGCTGCATGCCTATGATGCACTTTGATGCCAGATATAGCAACTACTACTAGTATTTTGTTTTCTCTCCCGAGGGGACAACAGGCTGCAATTCTTCAAGAACTGTATGACAGCTCGTCCAGTTAAGGACAAATCCATGGAAAACCAGACTATActacaactcctcctcctcctgttcttcttcttcttcttttgcgaTTACAACTTTTTCGCCGCCCAGTTTTTCATAAATTAACCAGGCGACTCTCGTCTTTTTTTACACTGTATAATGAAAggggcaaagcttttgcctccgtttcacaaaagaaaaaaaacattgaagtggcagAATGAAAGTCTAATGGAGGGGCTCACGTCACGTCGTGAAGTTTGAACCACTGCTGGCGGCTTGAGGCGCGAGAATAACCGGATTGAATATGGAAGAAGACGACGACGGCACTGCAGCCTAGAATGTACTCCTACTACATTATGTTTGCACGAGTTGCTTGTGCTGGCTCATCACTCGTCAGATGACATGACAGATAACGAAAATGAGAATATACCCGGCCGGCCTCTCGCGCGGGTGTCGAGCCGACCAACTGGGCGGTAGTCCGCTGCGTCGTCGTCTCACGAACTGCATGATTCCATCGTTTGGCCGATCAACAATCATGCACTGAAGCTCCGGTTTGATTTTGATTTGTCTATTCTCAAGTGAGATCACGAACGGATCTCATGGGTCACTCCTTTTTTTTTTATGGGTAGAGTCTCATGAGTCGAGTCAGTCAATCCATCGTTGAGAATTGAGTTGAAAAAAGAAGGGCGGCTACTACAAATCACGCGGCTGATTTTATCCAACTTTAAGCCGCCTAGCCAGCCGTCCTATTTGCTGAATTAGGATGGATTAGAGCCGCTTGATTCCTCCTTAGTCATTGCTTCCATCCGTGGGTCACGCATCATAGCTTTGTCGCCGGCGAGCAGCACCGGGGATGGGGTCGACGCGCCAGCGCTGCTGGAGAGTAGGAGAACCACCCCATGGCCGGCGATGAGGGCTTCATTGCAGCACCGACAGCCTCTGCATCACCACACTGGTGACCTGACGAACGTCGCGCCCCATTCGGCGTGCAGcaccggcgaagctccattgcagccccgATGGCACGACAATAGCttcgatgcagcaccagcgacaccccgacgaagctccattgcagcgCCGGCGGCGCTTCATTGCAGCCCCAGCGGAGCTCCATTGCATCCCATCATAACCCCTTGCAACACCGGTGCGCGAGCAGCCCAACCTCCTCTTGTGTGCTGCATTGCAGCACCGGCGGTGAGCGACGCCCGTCTCCGGTCTTCATGCTGCGTTGCAACACCAGTGGCAGTGGTGTGCTGGTGGCCAGCGTCGCCCCTTCCCCGTGAGCAACAATGGTGGTCGCCCATGGCAAGGAAGCACACAACTCGTGGTGGCGCCCCCTCTCCCTCGCAGCAACAGCCCCCCCCCTATTTTGGGCGGGATGCAGCGGGCGGTGATCATCGTCGCCGCTCCCCGGTTTGCAGCAACGGCAGCTGGTGCTTCGGCGTCGCCATAGGTGCCCTCTCCCCTCTCGTGCAATAGAAGAGAGCTACGGGAGGAAAAAGACGAGAATGAGTGGAGGAGAGAGATCGTGTGAGAAGAGATAAGGCTGGAGGCCAAAGCGGTGGGATGGCCCACAAAGGGCATGTGTTGTACAGATAACACGGCTTACACGTCGCTATGTTATCCGGCTTATTGAAATGTTTTCCAAAAAGAAGAGGAGATGCATCCTCGAATTTCCTATCCGAACTGTGAAAGCCCATATAGTTGTGAGGCCCAGCACTAAAGAAGGAGGATTTTAGTGGGCTTGGCTGACGAGTTTCTATCCAGCTTTTCCTCGAAATCATTAGTTGAGGAGCGCTCCCCGTAAAGATTAGTCGGGGAGCGCTCCGCGCGCGACATTGAGACTTTTTCGGGGTGCTCCGCGTGCGACATTTGTCGCGCTGACGGGCACTTCCGTGATTTCCAGTTTTCGGTTTTCCTTtctggtttttccttttttcactttaGTCATTGTACTTTTAGTGTTTTATAATACACTTTTGATCTGTTTCTCTCTGGTGTGGTCGAACCGTCGTCGTGGACTGTTCTTTCGTTGCCGTCGTCGCAGCCCGCCGCGCTTGTCACCTGCTTACGGCCGTCCTTCTTTAGCGTGGACGGTGCTTCCCCGTTCACACGATCGTCGTTTCCTACCGGTTGCATTCGTGGGTTCCTTGTTTCCTTTTTGTTTCcctttttgttcccattatatttccgggaTATGGAGATTTATGCGGTAGTTACGGGTGGGGGCTTCCAACACTATCAGATGTCAAGTTTCAACTCGGTTTATGGAATTAGTTCTTAATAATCATTGTGTTCTTTGCAGGTATGGCTTGTCCTTTTCGCCATATGCCGGGTGGCCCGTGTTCTTCTGTTGATTCTTCTGTAGATGTGTTCAGTGTGGTTCTGGATTGACGTTGTTCGAGGCATGTTGTAAGAATATCATTTTATAATTGTTTAATTTTTGGCACACACGCTTATTTCTTTTGGTGCTGCTCATGTTGTTTTGATTTTGattatgatccttgttttgattCGTTGTGCGGAATGTTTCGTGCAGTGTTAGAGCTCATCTTGCTCGTTACATCGAGGAGTGTAGGGTTTTAGCCATAAAGAGGGGTGACAAAGATACTGATCTTGGTCTTCACTGCAATGAGGGTTATTTGTATGGTGTTCTGTTTAGTCATGGTCGGGTGAGCAGCAAATTCCATGGTCCTTCCTGGGAGTGAGTGGTCAGTGATTATGGTGTTCGTCCTCGTGATATAATGACCGTTAGGCTTGAGCATTATGCAACGTGGATTGGTGTTGATTTTCTTGGTTGTGGAGATGCGTTGTCCCCTTTACCGTCTGTTGGTAAGGTTTATTTTTAAGGAAGTTTTTAGCTTGTTTAATTTGACATGATTTTTCTGTTCCCTTGAACCTTTGTAATTTTACTTTGTAGCTTTTGATGGTTTGAGTGATTCCGAGAAGCAACTTGTTGGTAGTTGTTTTTACAGCCGTGGTGTTGATCTCAATTATCAGCAGATGTATTTCATGACACATCAACTCTTTGATGACGAGTACATACTCTGTTGTCCTTTTGTTCACAAGATTAATTCCATGAATGTTAATGGTCATCATATGGCCAGATTTATTTTCCACTGTTTTTCTTTGCttatgtttatttatttatttatattatttcTTCTATTTATAGTTTTTAATTTTTGTTCTATTTCTAATAGCTTGATGTTTTTGTCAGGTTATTCCTGGTATTGTTGTGAGTAGTTTGAAGGAGTTTGTGACATTTCCCAGGACTGGCGTTTTAACTCTTGAAGTTACTTTGGAATCTCGTGATGGTGATATATATGTGAGCACTCCTTGCTCCTACTTCATTGGCTTGGGTAATAGAATGGTGTTCAAAAAGGAAGGATTAGTGATTTTCTCCAGGCATCGTCTATTGAAGTAAACAACTTGGTGCTCATAACTTTCAAAGAGCGTGATGGAAGGCTTGTTGTTATCTTCAATCTTCTGCCGCAGTGGTGTTAGTTATAGGCTTTGAACATAATGGATTTTGTTTAAAAATCTATACTACAGTGTAATGTTATTTAGATATATGAAACGATATGAACCTAACTGTTCATTTTTGTACTTTTTTTGTAGAAGAGGTATGGCAGTGCATCTattttttagatgtttttttggACGGATGTTAGTTAATTGAAGGCATATTTATACATAGATTAGAGGCACGTGTGTGCCTTTGTTTTTTCTATGTTTCCTCTCACATGGGTTTTAGAGACAGGAACGTCTGTGTAGCAGCAAAGAGGCACGGGCGATCACGCGTGAATAGCTTGTAGAGTCACGGTGCGTGTTACGCGAGGCACGGGTGTGTGGGCACCAGAGTCACGTGAGTGAAGCCTCTATAGGCAGGAGGCACAGGTATAGGTTGGTGGCCTCCGGCAGCATACGGCTGTATTGAGAGGAACGTGTGTGGAGCACCAAAGTTGCACGGGGCGATCACGCATGCGGAGCACGTAGAGTCActgtgggtttcatgtgaggcacgtgaATTGAGTAAACGGAGGCACGGAAGTGAAGTCCGTACAGGTATGGAGGTGAAGTCACTACAGGCACGTTTGTGTGGCTTCtggaggcacgggtatcaaccctcTTAATGTACAAAAGGTGTGAAGTTCCTAGAGGCACGAGAGATTGGTAGGAGAGGCATCGATGCGAATACTTGGTTAGATAGGCTCAGTTATGGATGCACAGGTGTGAAGTCTCTAGGGTCACGGGCGTGTGGCACCACAGGCATGGTTTCCAATAGATACTTAtagagccgccgtcgccgccgtcgaagaagcaatgcatgatGACATGGACGACGATGATGACCCTCTACAGTATCTCAATACCGGCTCCTATGAGGacgaggattgatggctcagcagtatgaCTCAGGGTTTCAGCGTGatgagttggtgcctgaattgccggAGGATGAACGTATGATAGGCTCACTTCCGGtagcaaagaagcataggaagagaccgAAGAAAGGCCGAAATGGCGGCAAAGCTGCTTTTATGAGCCAGCCGCCTCCGCAGCCTCGGGTTGAAGACTATATACCTTTCAAAGGTGCGGCGAAATACCATATCCCTGGTGATCCGATCCTACCTAAGGCCATAGAtggtgatctaaggagacttcatgacgatgtgctgcggagagagaaaagcctTATCGCCTCGAAAAATCCAGGATAACCGCTCTACATGGTTAACGTGCCGCGACAAATGTTGTACATCGATACATTCCCCGCGgaaaagttcttccttcgattcgattacatcttcgacatgtttcacttgacaaagctggattttacatttgtccgccttttgccttgtacatgaactacatcatcaggaTTGAGCAAATACCTTATatatgtgtcgctgacccgtactttaTGCATGAGGGCTTCTTAGCAGTCTGCCaagagcaccgtgaatacgcgaggaaCTACATCGCCGATTTCATGGTcggcaataaggacaaggagacgattctcctgccttatcatcccatgtaagccattcgcggatatccttccttcgatttcaatcattcatttgcacgcgtggaggctaatttgaggtgtgcTTATTTTGGGCAGCGACGGGCGCtccatcctcatcatcctttacccccgattcttccacgctctttacttggactcgttgaagaacatgaagaaaaaggATTACACCTACATCAagtatgttctcgacagtgctatcttaaGCTACGGCCAACGGGGTGCAGAGATcacgctcaagaagacaaggaaccGCGCACCctgcttcggccataagaccgacttctgctgcatccagcaaccgagagGTACTctcagtgatggattctatgtcctccaTCACATGCTAGAGTACAGACGGGATTGCCAGAACCtttgcatgtcacctagatccggcgatgccgaTACTTTGCAATGGGCAAAGAAACTAGAAAATATCCCGGATCATCGActccgagctgagttctatcacatccagcgtgaacttgcccaaatcatcatgaatgacgtcctcggaaaaacagggatgtttgatacgtctccaacgtatctataattttttattgttccatgctatattatattctgttttggacattaatgggctttattatacacttttatattatttttgggactaacctattaaccggaggcccagcccagaattgctgttttttgcctatttcagaatttcgcagaaaaggaatatcaaacggagtccaaacggaatgaaaccttcaggaacgtg encodes the following:
- the LOC123141926 gene encoding uncharacterized protein, which encodes MGGGDLQRRGGAVRFRMPRRRALAAGPPLLPGAAAAQGERGKSRRKKMAVARLGGGRGGFFGAVRRLRMRWVAAAYRRALRRLRAFYARALEDLLEGAAAISTMQSNYAGADCSFGTAFAPAVTAGNRY